The following are encoded together in the Naumannella cuiyingiana genome:
- a CDS encoding aminotransferase class V-fold PLP-dependent enzyme: MTIASVRAEFSPAGTYLNTASLALPPRRTVDAVAAAVERWSHGLDNAPDFDAPVQHARERYAELVGVDADRVAIGSQVSVLAGIVAAGLPDDAQVLLASGDFTSVMFPFLAQERRGVRVRDVPLADLPGEIGPGTTLVAVAAVQSADGALADLDAIEAAAREHGARTLIDLTQAAGWLPIDAGRFDYTVCAAYKWLLAPRGCAMLTMAPEHFGEAIPHGASWFGNADVWNSIYGAPLRLADTARAYDASPAWHSWVGLEESLDFLLGLGIEQIHAHDVGLADDFLAALGRPPAGSAIVSVPVAPGTAEAAAAAGIQAAMRAGRLRVSFHVSNDADDVARAVEVLGPFVRE, translated from the coding sequence ATGACGATCGCGAGCGTGCGTGCGGAGTTCAGCCCTGCGGGGACCTACCTGAACACGGCTTCGCTGGCGCTGCCGCCCCGGCGTACCGTCGACGCCGTGGCGGCGGCCGTCGAGCGCTGGTCGCACGGCCTGGACAATGCCCCCGACTTCGATGCCCCGGTCCAGCACGCCCGCGAGCGGTACGCCGAACTGGTCGGAGTGGACGCGGACCGGGTGGCCATCGGATCCCAGGTCAGCGTGCTCGCCGGCATCGTGGCGGCCGGGCTGCCCGATGATGCGCAGGTGTTGTTGGCCAGCGGGGACTTCACCAGCGTGATGTTCCCGTTCCTCGCCCAGGAGCGGCGTGGGGTGCGGGTCCGTGACGTGCCGCTCGCCGACCTGCCCGGCGAGATCGGGCCCGGCACCACGCTGGTCGCGGTGGCGGCCGTCCAGTCGGCCGACGGGGCGCTGGCCGATCTCGACGCGATCGAGGCGGCCGCCCGCGAGCACGGCGCGCGGACCCTGATCGATCTCACCCAGGCGGCCGGTTGGTTGCCGATCGACGCGGGGCGCTTCGACTACACGGTCTGCGCGGCGTACAAGTGGCTGCTCGCTCCCCGCGGGTGCGCGATGTTGACCATGGCGCCGGAGCACTTCGGAGAGGCGATCCCGCACGGGGCGAGCTGGTTCGGCAACGCGGACGTCTGGAACTCGATCTACGGGGCGCCGCTGCGACTGGCCGACACCGCGCGCGCCTACGACGCCTCGCCGGCCTGGCACAGCTGGGTCGGGCTCGAGGAGTCCCTGGACTTCCTGCTCGGCCTGGGCATCGAGCAGATCCACGCCCACGACGTCGGGCTCGCCGACGACTTCCTCGCCGCGCTCGGTCGCCCGCCGGCGGGGTCGGCCATCGTCAGCGTCCCGGTCGCACCCGGCACGGCCGAGGCCGCCGCCGCGGCCGGGATCCAGGCCGCAATGCGTGCCGGGCGGTTGCGGGTGTCGTTCCACGTCAGCAACGACGCCGACGACGTGGCCCGGGCGGTCGAGGTGCTGGGACCGTTCGTGCGCGAGTGA
- a CDS encoding DUF418 domain-containing protein — MPSSASTPPRIALLDVARGFALCGIIFVNAPTVLARFHDQDLYWRLADIPAEAVLQVFVQQRFFPIFSLLFGIGFGMIWGSARRRTDRPRLALLRRIGMLAALGALHQIIQPGEALLPYAIAALFFLLPATFLPARLRWVPIVAGAALTVAGALSGGMALIPGLFLLGFGLAGYRVPERLTGARAGVVAAALALIIAGISAPAVIMLISDPTQIALWPFASVLGLVMATGYLAALVALLATPLSGALRAIFAPLGRMALTNYIGASLVLMLVALTLTEPLGIDDSQAGRVRLIIVCAGILLAQLIISTLWLRAFGQGPLERAWRRFTWWEARPRTAGRQPSSS, encoded by the coding sequence GTGCCCTCCTCTGCCTCCACCCCGCCCCGGATCGCGCTGCTCGATGTCGCTCGCGGCTTCGCGCTGTGCGGCATCATCTTCGTCAACGCGCCGACCGTACTGGCCCGGTTCCATGATCAAGACCTCTACTGGCGGCTCGCCGACATTCCCGCCGAGGCGGTGCTGCAGGTCTTCGTGCAGCAGCGGTTCTTCCCGATCTTCTCGTTGCTGTTCGGGATCGGCTTCGGGATGATCTGGGGCTCCGCGAGACGGCGTACCGACCGTCCGCGGCTCGCGCTGCTGCGGCGGATCGGAATGCTGGCGGCTCTCGGGGCACTGCACCAGATCATCCAGCCGGGCGAGGCGCTGCTGCCGTACGCCATCGCCGCGCTGTTCTTCCTGCTCCCGGCAACCTTCCTGCCCGCCCGGCTGCGCTGGGTACCGATCGTGGCCGGAGCCGCGCTGACGGTCGCCGGCGCGCTGTCCGGGGGGATGGCCCTCATCCCGGGCCTCTTCCTGCTCGGCTTCGGACTGGCGGGCTACCGCGTTCCCGAACGGCTGACCGGGGCACGTGCGGGCGTGGTGGCCGCGGCGCTGGCGCTGATCATCGCGGGGATCAGCGCTCCTGCCGTGATCATGCTGATTTCCGACCCGACGCAGATCGCGCTCTGGCCGTTCGCCTCGGTCCTCGGCCTGGTGATGGCGACCGGCTACCTGGCTGCGCTGGTCGCGCTGCTGGCCACTCCCCTTTCCGGCGCCCTGCGCGCGATCTTCGCTCCGCTCGGCCGGATGGCGCTGACCAACTACATCGGGGCATCCCTCGTCCTGATGCTCGTCGCACTCACTCTCACCGAGCCCTTGGGCATCGACGACAGCCAGGCCGGGCGGGTCCGCCTGATCATCGTCTGCGCAGGGATCCTGTTGGCTCAGTTGATCATCAGCACCCTGTGGTTGCGCGCATTCGGTCAGGGTCCGCTGGAGCGGGCGTGGCGGCGATTCACCTGGTGGGAGGCCCGACCGCGCACCGCAGGTCGGCAGCCATCGTCGAGCTGA
- a CDS encoding CBS domain-containing protein, whose amino-acid sequence MRIHDVIDRKGADVVTARPDSDIAALVDLLAEHGIGAVVVSEDGSSVDGIVSERDVVRALTDGPDLLGRPISSIMTADVQTCSPDDDLEVVARTMTDGRFRHLPVIADGGLAAIVSIGDIVKHRIDELQTEREQLVDYIQS is encoded by the coding sequence ATGCGCATCCATGACGTGATCGACCGCAAGGGCGCGGATGTGGTCACCGCGCGACCCGATTCCGACATCGCGGCCCTGGTCGATCTGCTTGCCGAGCACGGCATCGGCGCGGTGGTGGTCAGCGAGGACGGGAGCAGCGTCGACGGCATCGTCAGCGAGCGCGATGTCGTGCGCGCGCTCACCGACGGCCCCGACCTGTTGGGCCGACCGATCAGTTCGATCATGACCGCTGACGTGCAGACCTGTTCCCCCGACGATGATCTTGAGGTCGTCGCGCGGACGATGACCGACGGCCGGTTCCGGCACCTGCCGGTGATCGCCGACGGCGGGCTGGCCGCGATCGTGTCGATCGGCGACATCGTCAAGCACCGGATCGACGAGTTGCAGACCGAGCGCGAGCAGTTGGTCGACTACATCCAGAGCTGA